From a single Artemia franciscana chromosome 9, ASM3288406v1, whole genome shotgun sequence genomic region:
- the LOC136030772 gene encoding uncharacterized protein LOC136030772 encodes MAVFGLQSEITDIDEVVGYHAGRYISSNKTVWRILSFPIHERSPAVVHLAVHLQNGRRVYFSESNVQQRALNRPDTTLTAFLALCQNDSFAKKKLLYSEVPTYYTWNGNKKSFERRKRGESVDGQPNIFKETTIGRIYTFHPNQDECFFLRLLLVNVAGPTSFEHLRTANGTIHDTYRSAGQALNLLENDHHWDNCINDACETSTPSQIRALFGIILTTYSPSSPAELWEKCKWQMAENILY; translated from the coding sequence atggcagtttttggcttgcagtccgaaatcactGATATCGATGAAGTTGTAGGATATCATGCTGGGAGATACATAAGTAGTAATAAAACTGtgtggcgaattctttcatttccgatacatgaaagaagtccagctgttgttcacttagcggtacatttacagaatggtcgacgtgtttatttttcggaatccaacgtgcaacaaagagcgcTGAATcgaccggatacaacgttaactgctttcttagcgttatgtcaaaatgattcttttgcaaaaaaaaaactgctgtattctGAAGTGCCTACGTATTACACATGGAATggtaataaaaaatcatttgaacgtcgaaaacggggtgagtcagtcgacggccagcctaacatcttcaaagaaaccacgataggaagaatcTACACCTTTCATCCCAATCaagatgaatgcttctttctccgcctgcttttggttaATGTAGCCGGcccgacgtcctttgagcatttgagaactgCAAACGggactatacatgacacttatcgTAGTGCaggccaagctctgaatttattggagaacgaCCATCACTGGGATAATTGCATCAATGACGcttgcgaaacgtcaactccaagtcaaattcgtgcattgtttggaatcatattgACAACTTACTCCCCTTCATCTCCtgcagagttatgggagaaatgcAAATggcaaatggccgagaatatactctACTAA